The Ipomoea triloba cultivar NCNSP0323 chromosome 14, ASM357664v1 region tgttgttgttgttaaatcACACTTGTACATTTCTCAAATTTTGCTTACTCTTGTTGTACATTTGTCAAACTCAATCTTTTGCATCATTCTGCATCTTTTCAAGTTTTGCATTTTTGCTTCAAATATAGTATCAATTTTTTGTCAAGTATCATGTGGCACTTCTATCTTTGTATGATTGGAGAAAAGCATATGGGTGAGTAGAAGAGTAATCATGATCTCTTTTGTCTAACTATGCGGTGTCcgtaatattagtttttttataaagtttctGTGAGATTCTACAGATCACcgtaatattagtttttttataaagtttttgtgAGATTCTACAGATCACCACGGCTATGTTAAAGAATGATGAATTTGGTTTTTCAGTTGAATTCTTCCTATAGGAGGATAGGTTGAAATTCATTCAGTTATCCACTTCTATGACACGAATAGCTGTGTATAATAGGCTGTGTTACGTGTACCGAAATGTTTGCCATTACTTACAGCATGTTGGCAATTGAAGCTTGTTCTTCTTGTTGATAGTTACTGATTCTTTGGATGTGGTCTATTTCATCATTGCACTTTTCTTAATGCCATGATTTTCAGATTTCAGATGGAAAGCAGATAGTTGCTTATTATATCTATAAATCTACAATCATTATCCTGGATGGAATCTTCATGATGGAAACATCACTACTAGCTCAAAAGTTGGCTGGTTAGGTACTAGGTTTTATCTTTGAATGTTGTTGTGGGAACCAAACTGATAGCGGTGAAGATGCGAGAAGTTTTATATTCTGAatgtacaatttgaattgttgCAAAGACTTTGTAATCTATTGAATGGTAAAGAAAGCCCCTCTCTTTTGGCTATCCTTTTTACCCTttctctctatttggttttgaAATTTGTATGAGAATAGCAGATTGGCACTATCTGAGATTGGGGTTTTGTTTATTCAAATTTGAAGTACTTTCTCTCCCACttttccttgtttatttgctttgttttttcaAAGGTTTTCAGCACTAGTGTTTTCTATGTTTCAgttgatatatatgtatatttgcaAATGCTGAAGCATTTGAGTTGTTCACATTAAAGGTTACCTTTGTACTCCATTGTGTCTTCCACTttatacccccccccccccacccccacctaCTCATCCCCAGCCAGCCGTGTGAGCCAATTATTCCTTCATTTTCTGCACATCATGTATCATATTATAAGCTTAATTTATTGCATATCATGTTTCATATGATGACCATATCATATCCCTTACTAATAGGGATATGATGTCAGGGGCAAGAACCCGGTCTGGATAGTTGATTTGGtgattataatgttttaagttcGACTCGTAGTTCACCTCATTGTGGTTCTTTGTCGACTTTGTGACCAAAGCGGGTATCACTAAACTATCAATTTTAACTAAGTATATATTACTAATGTATGTAAAGTTCAAACAATGTTATCATTTGTAAATTTAAACACATGTTGCATATATAATGCTTATTCTTCTCTTTCACCATTTGGAATATTCAACTCTAACTTAATCACCATCAACTTCAACCAGGGATGTTAATCAAGTTAGCTCACTTAGTTTTGTGGTTAGTCTATTTAAACTATTTAACTGTTTGGTTTGGGCCAATCGTATCTATTTTCTtctcaatttcaaaatttttagcCATAATTCACCAATTAAGTTCTTGGTTTTAGACCAACCTACTTGGGTTATATTGACGTCCCTACTTACTAAACCAAAGGGATAAGGTTGGCTTCCCTCGTCATCACCTCGATTACTGTGTCAATAAAACTTCACTACCCGGTAGTGTACATGGGGTAAACTAGGGCTGcaaacgagccgagccgagctcgagccaggggtggctcgagctcgagctcgtttaGAAAGGTGATGCTCGAGCTCGGCAGTTCTCGAGCTGCTCGAGACGagctcgagcagctcgattgttcgagctcgagcagctcgattgttcgagctcgagctcaagctcTAGCGCGAGCTCGATTTCGAGCTCGAATTTGAGCTTGAGATCAGGCTCGATTTCGAGCTCGAGAGCAGGCTCGATTTCGAGCTCGAGAGCAGGCTCGATTTCGAGCTCGAAATCAGGCTCGACTCGAATTTTCAGTTCGCAATAATGCTTTAATTTCACCTGTTTCATCATACACTTACTGTTTtatccataaataaataataaaaatttttaaacattccaaagtccaaacttcatttgttaaaaacttaaaatgtGCACAACTTCACTGCAATATCAACTACACTTAAGCACTCAAAATAAGTAAGTTCACAAGTccacttcaaatcttcaatataAACTACAAGTCAACAACAACACCAACACTGAAAATAAGTTCATAGATCTATTTCAATATCAGTTACAAGGCAACAGCGGTAGTCATCTTTGATTCCAAGAAAGATctgttgaatttgaaaaaagaaaaataagcatAATATTAGATAAGTGAAGAATgctaaatatatgtttaaaacaaaaaagaatagcTTACTTTCAGGAGTTGGATACCGGAAGAAAAATTTCTTGATATGATTTCTCCTTCATTCACTTCACACAATCcacatatatagatatacacaGTTCATTCACTTCACACAATCCACATATATAGCTATACACAGTTCATTCACTACACAAAATCCACAGTTCATTCACTTCACACAATCCACATATATACTTAAATATAGTATAAACATAGCTATACAATGCCTTGGCTAGTTCTTAGTTCTTATAGTGAACATTAAACATAGTTATACATTATAAAATAGTATAAAAGTGAACATTAAACATAGTTATACATtataaaatagtataaaataCATTACTAATCTGATATTATTcgcaaataatagaaaatacacTAATACAGTATAAAAATACTAGGAAAAGTAGAAGAAAAATACTAGGCAGTTCTTATTACCGGCGAGGGGAGGTGGTGCTGCTTTGGAGTTTGGACGCTGGCAGTGGGCGAAGGTGGAGGGGAAGTGGTGCTGGTTCGGCCGCCGGCGGAGGGGAGGCGCTGCTGGTGGGCGGTCTCTGCGGCGGTGCTGGTGCGTGCTCTCTGCGGTGCTGGTGCGTGGTGGCGGTGCTTGCGTCGGGAGACGGAAGTCGATTGGTCTGGTGGGGTGCGGTCGGGTGGGGAGGGTGCGGGCGGTCGGTGTTGCGCGGTGTGGGCGGTGTGTTTTGCGGCGGTGCTGGTGCGGTAGTCTCTGCGGCGGTGCGTACGGGAAGCGTATTGGGATTTGGGGAATTCACGAATACATTAGTCTTTGGGGAATTGGGGGAACACTTAGGGttacttttttaatttcaaatatttattttcaaatttataattttaatattatatatatatatttatattatattattacatggctcgcgagcggctcgtcgagccacgagcctaaggtATTacagctcgagctcggctcgattgttaaacgagccgctcgagctcggctcgaactCGACTTTGACCGAGTCCGAGTCAAGCTTTGACCGAATtataaaatagtataaaataCATTACTAATCTGATATTATTcgcaaataatagaaaatacacTAATACAGTATAAAAATACTAGGAAAAGTAGAAGAAAAATACTAGGCAGTTCTTATTACCGGCGAGGGGAGGTGGTGCTGCTTTGGAGTTTGGACGCTGGCAGTGGGCGAAGGTGGAGGGGAAGTGGTGCTGGTTCGGCCGCCGGCGGAGGGGAGGCGCTGCTGGTGCGGCGGTCTCTGCGGCGGTGCTGGTGCGGCGGTGGCGCGGTGCTGGTGCGGTGCTCTCTGCGGCGATGCTGGTGCGGTGCTGGTGAGGTGGTGCGGTGCTCTTTGCGTACGGGAAGCAGATGAAGTCGTATTTGGGTCTTGGGAGGGTGCGTCGGTGCTGGGGGAGGGTGCGGCGGTGCTGGGGCGGTGGTGTTTGCGGCGGTGCTGGTGCGGTAGTCTCTGCGGCGGTGCCGTACGGGAAGCGTATTTGGGATTTTGGGGAATTCACGAATACATTAGTCTTTGGGGAATTGGGGGAACACTTAGGGttacttttttaatttcaaatatttagtatttcaaatttataatttttaatattatatatatattattttatattatattatacatggctcgcgagccgctcgtcgagccacgagcctGAGGTATTacagctcgagctcggctcgattgttaaacgagccgctcgagctcggctcgaactCGACTTTGACCGAGTCCGAGTCAAGCTTTGACCgagccgctcggctcatttGCAGCCCTAGGGTAAACCGTGCTCTCATATCTAATAGAGATAAATCACACTAGGAAGACCTCGTATGATGGGCTTGACCAAGAAGATGTTGAAAATAATCAAACTCGTAATCTTTAATTATGAGAATCATATTCAATTTCATCCACTTAACCACCTTTTCGGGTCTGTAAATTGAAACTGATTTTGTATGATATGTTACTGTCTCGGGTCTGTAAATTGAAACTGATTTTGTATGATATGTTACTGTCCTAGTGATATGTACTAGTCTTGGGCAAGGCTCATACACATTAAGGTTGTGTGCCCACATTTAAATTTCAGCTTTATTAAGATACGTAGACAGTACATTAGAGCGCAGCTGGTCATGTGGTCATGTGTATATGCAGTTGTCATGTTAGGGTAGGTTAGCACCAATTAACTCCTATTATGGCTTTTAAATGGTTTGCGCTCCAAACTTGAAAGTTCCAGCACTTCTTAAGTACCCTAAACTTCTAAAGTCTTGATGGATAAATGGAGAAgggaaacatatataaatatatctcaGCAATTTTAAATTTCTCAAAATACTTGTACATAAggattaataataaaacaaatacaTACTGGTCCTCTGGTTCTCCCTTTACCTAGAGTTACGATGAAAAAGTAATTGCATGATATGTCTTAACAATCTCAAGTTTTCTGGAATACTTGTACATCAGTCGCACAACAAGACAAACTTATGCCACCGTCCTTCCAGTTTCTCCTTGCCCTAAAACTTTGATGAAGAAAGTAAATCACGAAATGTGTCTTAACAATCTCAAGTTCCTCAAAGTGTTTGTCCACTAGTATCCATAATaggaaaaattaaattcatatcGCCCACTGGTCCTCCGATCCCCTTACCCTAGAGCCTTGGTGAAGAAGTAAATCTCAAAAtctatcttaataataatatagattttTCAAAGTGTTTATATACTAGTATCCACTACATGACAAATTCATACCGTTCCTCCTATAAAATTATCCCACCTAACACGAGACAAATTGTATATCTGATTTTAAGATTCGTCAAATCGAgttattattaaatttcatatatttgagaAAGCTTTTACACTACACAATACTAAATCATTAAAATGAGTAAGGTGGTTGGTTGGTATAAGAAGAGAATTGTTGTCATGCTCTAGTCTACATTCCATTTCTATTTAAGCACACCACTGCACAGCACCTCCCCCCCCACAACTCAATCACTCAACAttctctcatctctctctctctctctctataaaGCCCTTCCAATGTCGGCCAGAGGCGAACTAGGAACAGGTACGAGGAGACCATCCAACGACAAGAGAAGAACATCATCATCTGTgcttcaaaaacaaaattccaGCAAGAGAGCAACAACAACCGACGGTAACAGCACCAAAGTCGCCAAGTGCACAACATGCAGTTTCAACAGATCAGATTCGCCCTCGTCTGCAATCAGATACCTTAAACTTCTCGGTGGAAAGATGGTGGCGGCTTTCCGAATGATGTCGCCGAAAAGAAGCCGGAAAGTTACCTCCTCAGAAACCACGGCCAAGCCGCCGGTGCCGGCGCCGGCGCCTCCGGCGCTTGATTCTCACAGAGCTGAGGCCATCCACGACTGCATCCAGTTCATCAACTCCTCTTCTTCCTTGCCTAGATCCAATTCTGTCTCATACCAAGGTTAATCTTTTTAGTGACAATCACTTCTCAAGGTGTGCTCGAGATAAACTTCATCTTGTAAAGGTTAGTAAACCTTTGTTTTTACAATATGATCTGCACTATATGTAACCAAgaaagtataataatatttcCTAATTAGTGCCTTTTTTTTGGGGTGGTTGTAATAAATCattattgattgatgatttCTCTATTCATGTTTATAATTTCCACTTCTTCTATTTTCCACCCTcatatttttcccttttttaatttcttgcatTTTTTGTATAGTTATGAGTCatttatatgtaaatataagtTATCTATATGTAATTTGTTTTTAGTGACAAAAGAAACATGTAGTCACTGTTTAAAAGTGAGTCCGGAATAAATCTTGTATTGTGATAATACAACAACCAGCAAGAGTAAACTATAAGAATTTACAAGCATTTCCGATGATTAATAGAAATATGGTCCACAAATTTATGTTTTCTGCCACCAACACCTACCTAGCTTTAATTTGTATTGCAATCCTGCATCATCTATCAATGTTTTGTTCAATTGGCATGTAATTTTCTTACTACTTGGACTACACCCCTACATACATTTATagtgtttattttcttttccattagTCGGATGGATGAAGAAGGCGAGActagagtatatatatactctctaAAAATGTAGCTAGATATTATTTTATGAGAAAAGTttcattttagtctttattagGTTGTAGTGTTTAGTCATTTTAATAATGGGTTTATCATTTGTGAGCCAATGTCacattcaattattttaaattgttgtgattttggtcattttgtTAGGAGTTAGCTAGAGTTGAGAGACTGtggccctatttggtaacatttatattattttttttttttttgaaaataaaggaGCAAATATATTAAGCCAATAAAGAGTTCAAGAATGGGGGAGGAACATCAAGACAACGCCGTTAGCCTTAGCTAATTTGTGAACAGTCTTATTACTATCACGCCTAATGATCCAAACCCTACAATCCTGAATAGAATTAATAAGAAGAGAACAATCATAGACTAATGAGCCCACATAAGAACGGAGCACAGACGCACTAGATCGACAAATATGAACAAAGAACCAATCAATCAAGACTCTACTCCAACCTTTTCCAAGTCAAtttggtaacataattagtttatcagtcaattttggctcatttgaccattattatcagtttgacttggttaaatattcaatataaatatttgattaattagctttttgtaactgcttattacttcaaaattctaaaattaaaaaaactgtTCAATGTAGCTTTTTCGGTAAGTTTTTTTTAGAAactcattttgcatgtaattaactattagttaatagttaatttatcaaacatctttctacagtcagttaatgctatcaactaatcagTCAATACCTAACAGCTAATAACTATTTACAAAACACCCTATATGTGTTCTAATTTAAAAAACTCCAGCATGCAATGCACATACTTTCTTAATCCTGATGGGGTTCTTCAAACTGTTAGCAAAAAGTCCAAACTAGCAAAAATTTTCTGATACACCATGGCTGATTGGATAATATCTTCaccattataaaattaatatatatgaatTCAACTCGAGTAGTATGACAAAGTTTAACTAAGTCTTAACTCATAACCTCTTTAACATAATGCACTACGGACACCCTTAATGGAGTTCCTTCAAATCTAAACTATTGCAAACATAcctagctactttctcaaccctaACAAAGTTATTTCAAATCATTAGCAAAAAGACCAAAATGgcaacaatattttttcttcttaatacaacacaaattaaagtctcccaacttttaaaaaattaatccaAATTTGGCTCAAATGCTGTCAGCATTCTTTAACATAACACATCCTAGAAGAATCCATTCTCCAACCTTTACTTATTCATAATAAGATAACCAATGACTAAAACAACCAAACATTAAGTAGTGAAGGGTCAAAATCACACTTAGCTTTTTTTCTCGATCTTCATCATCTATCCTCTAAGAATTACAGTTGTCTAAATAGGAGGGTTGTCAATTTGACACAATTTGTTAACAGTAACAAATCTTGGAGCGTTTGACCAAGCACATGGCTGTGTTTCCGAATGTGGAGAAGAAGCATGGTCGATCTTGATGGCCGTATTATAGTATAggcagtagtagtagtagggTGGGCTTTGGGCAGCCGCTTGCACCGGCTTTAATGCGTCGGTGACCACTCTATGGGCTATGGTAACGGCGCCACCCGGCCGGCCTTCTGATCTCCCATCTGGGTTGACGAAGACGCATGTCGGCCCATCATATGGCTTTACATATCaagagttgttataccatggaccacgGTACTTGTAAGGGGTTGTTATGCCACAGACTTGGTCTGGTCTACATTGTAAGACGAATTCAAGTctgtatttataatttttgaactcatGTTCATAATTACAGAACTCACCtttaatagtataacacaatttttgaatttatataacaaaattgtgaatatagagttcaaaaattgtgaatattgagtaatataattttgtatattgagatttaaaatagTGAATATAgatttctaaaattgtgaaaataaagttctaaaattgtgaacatgaacatgggtccaccttgcaaggatCCATAGCATATTGCCCTTGCAAGGTGCACTCTGtcctaaattgtgtattttgagaattgaaattgttaatttctggaatataaattttgtttctaaatcaaaatacataaattgtgTGTTCATCGTATACAAATTATTGTGaaagtaaattatgaacatttagtatgtaaattgtgaacattcacatTGTGGGTTCGttgtatacaaattgtgaatttttaaaggtgaattatgaacatttagtatgtaaattgtgaatattcaaaattcaggtccaccttgcaaagtggactcgGGTCTACAGAATAATTTACGACATATCAATCCTTATGCAATTGATTGGGGTCTATAGTGCACTGTGAACCCTAGTGCATGTATATAAGTCTtatattgtgagtttttgtgtttgtgttatgaaattatgtatcttaatagtatgaattttgtatctgaaccaaattagtaattgtatttttgttaagaattttcgcgtcttgtgttgtgaaattatgtatcttacgaatattaattatgtacatCGTCATTTTGATCCAAGATCCATAATATTAGGTGGAGCTTgttccatgatataaattaccTTTACATATTTGCCCGTTTTGCATTGCCCACGCTCTTGTCCATTCTCCCACTAGTCTTGGAATAGGACAAAACTGCATACATTCATGGTGAGCCTTGACAGTATTCATCGCCACCGCCCGATGTAACACACTCGACCGCCCGGCCCCCCTAGCTAGTGGGTCTGGGTGAGATTCGAATTTAAGTGTTTGTGTCTCCATAAGCATAAATCTCTGATttttaaatgatgttatttGTAAGCTAAGTGTCATTTCGTGGACTATTAGTACTTGTGAATGAATTGATTCTattgtaaattaattatatgaaattaattaagattattTTGAATAGAgttgaggtatatatatatatatataaccaactAATTACGTTAACATCAGCTTGGGCTGGGGTGGCATTGAGTCATGGACACGACAATGCTCAAGTGTCCAACTAGGCTACACCTCAATACCTCATTGCTCAGGACTCAATCTACGACCTAGACAATTGGATGAAGTCTAAAGACCTGTATATCATAAgaaattgttttctgttttctactccgtatttcttaattttcttttttcaatcttcaatatctaaaccAAATTAACTTATATTAcgatatgacaaaattaaaagaaaaaaaattgaactaatgatctattgagttcaatcaaaatttaaaacttattaGTGTAGAGTTAAAGTTTTTAATgtgataatgtgaataatgttTAACTTTAAGGGTAAGCAAATAAGTTGGTGCATGATAAATAAAAGATGATGATTTTAAATATGATCATCGTAATGTAaatagataatggtgagaatatgattataatgaattaatgatatataactaaatagataatattgtaatttacatttagaaaattgttttaaaaattcttcaatttttcaaaaagttcacaaatgtttttagtttttaaaatgaaaaattgtgcTTGTATTTAGACCCACCCAATATTCTCGCGCTAACAACAGAATTATTAAAGTTAAACGGTCTCAATGCACATGTATTCACTTCATGTGCACTTGTGTATGATCTTGTTCTCTATAATAAATAGCATCTTGTAAAGTAGAAAAAGGGGTATGAGCCCGCACGGACTGCTCAGTTGATCATAGGGACgaagtttgagaagaaagatcAGGGATTAAGTCTCACATGTGTGATGTGACAAACTGACAATGTggaagcaacctctcaaagtgagggagCTCTTTGTGCggaataaacaaaggtttcgctTTTGTGTGTTCAGCTAGTTACCCTGATTTACATAATATTCTATTGGGTCAAGGTGTAGGAAGTTCTTAGAGTTAGAAATTCAacattttgaaaagaaaaaaggtgTAAACTCTACGAAATTCAATATGCTACGTGTTCTCTTGTAGTCCTGAGTTATCAAGAACACTTGCAATCGATTAAATTCATTCtcattactttaaaaaaataaaaatccattcTCATTACACCGAAATTCAATATGCTAGCATGGTATTATAGCCAATTAATTTACACTGACAAATAACTATACAATAATCAATAGTTTATTGCAATTGTATTAACAATTCGCGCCTCTATGTGAATTGTATTAACAATCCACCTATACCTCTATTGCAATTGTATTAACCATCCACGTATTAGCATTAATTAGGATGAGGGGGAACACGTACGACAGCaatatttgacaaatttaaGGTTGTAATATAAGTGAAATAAGATGGTCTGAAATCATTAAATttggaattaaattatataGAAAATTACAGAGCAGAGAGAGCATATAGCGTCTTTTGTTGTCTAATAATGTGGTAATGATTCAGACAAaaacggaaaaaaaaatattacgtaCTATACGCGCGAGTAATAATCATTCCTCTTTCTTGGCGAAGAGGCCGCCGAAGCCACCAaaggcgccgccgccgccattgGGCTTAGTTTTGGGCGGCGGAACGGCCACGGAGTTCCGGCGACCGCTGACGGTGCCGGTGCCGGAGCTCTTGTCCTCCACTTTTTGCAAGATTGGGTCGGTCTCCAACAGCTGGTCTTCCTTCTGCATCCCTCCCAGAATAAAGTCCAGCAGGCTCTTCTCTTGGCTGCTCCCGCCGGAGCTCTTGGCCGCCGTGGCGGCTGCGCGTACTCTTCTTTGGGCGGCGGCGCCCACCGGAGGAACGAACATGTTTAAAGAAGCCATCTCAGATGATCGAGTGGGCGGTGTTTGTGTGGTGTTGAAGGGCAAATTGTTGTATAGAGGATTGCGATGATAATTAAATGGACGTGTTTGTGGCACAAC contains the following coding sequences:
- the LOC116004090 gene encoding josephin-like protein translates to MSARGELGTGTRRPSNDKRRTSSSVLQKQNSSKRATTTDGNSTKVAKCTTCSFNRSDSPSSAIRYLKLLGGKMVAAFRMMSPKRSRKVTSSETTAKPPVPAPAPPALDSHRAEAIHDCIQFINSSSSLPRSNSVSYQG
- the LOC116004091 gene encoding uncharacterized protein LOC116004091 — encoded protein: MASLNMFVPPVGAAAQRRVRAAATAAKSSGGSSQEKSLLDFILGGMQKEDQLLETDPILQKVEDKSSGTGTVSGRRNSVAVPPPKTKPNGGGGAFGGFGGLFAKKEE